A DNA window from Melospiza georgiana isolate bMelGeo1 chromosome 22, bMelGeo1.pri, whole genome shotgun sequence contains the following coding sequences:
- the CELA3B gene encoding chymotrypsin-like elastase family member 3B: protein MAALLSLVLLLAAGGARAAVLPESRVVNGQDAEPYSWPWQISLQYERDGTFRHTCGGTLIAANWVMTAAHCISKTRTYQVVLGEYDMSTGEGSEQRIPVSSDDIFVHPKWLSFCAACGNDIALMKLQRPAVLSAQVQVGRLPPAGSVLPNGYPCVLSGWGLLTTGGSTLPDRLQQAELPVVDYEHCTQPDWWGALAIRKTMICAGGAEKSGCNGDSGGPLNCQAEDGTWEVHGIASFVSALGCNAAKKPTVFTRVSAFEDWIAETMNNN from the exons atggctgccctgctgagcctcGTCCTGCTGCTGGCGGCCGGCG GTGCCCGCGCCGCCGTGCTGCCCGAGTCCCGCGTGGTCAACGGGCAGGATGCGGAGCCCTACAGCTGGCCCTGGCAG ATCTCGCTGCAGTACGAGCGGGACGGGACCTTCCGCCACACCTGCGGGGGCACCCTGATCGCGGCCAACTGGGTGATGACGGCCGCGCACTGCATCTC CAAAACCCGCACGTACCAGGTGGTGCTGGGCGAGTACGACATGAGCACGGGCGAGGGCTCCGAGCAGCGCATCCCCGTCAGCTCCGACGACATCTTCGTGCACCCCAAGTGGCTCAGCTTCTGCGCGGCCTGCGG CAATGACATCGCCCTGATGAAGCTGCAGCGCCCGGCCGTGCTCTCGGCGCAGGTGCAGGTGGGGCGGCTGCCGCCCGCCGGCTCCGTGCTGCCCAACGGGTACCCGTGCGTGCTCAGCGGCTGGGGACTGCTCACCA CTGGGGGCTCTACCCTGCCGGACCGGCTGCAGCAGGCCGAGCTGCCTGTGGTGGATTATGAGCACTGCACCCAGCCCGACTGGTGGGGCGCCCTGGCCATCCGCAAGACCATGATCTGCGCCGGCGGCGCCGAGAAATCCGGATGCAAC GGCGACTCCGGGGGACCCCTGAACTGCCAGGCTGAGGATGGCACCTGGGAGGTGCACGGCATCGCCAGCTTCGTGTCTGCCCTGGGCTGCAACGCTGCCAAGAAACCCACGGTGTTCACCCGCGTGTCCGCCTTCGAGGACTGGATCGCTgag